A part of Lacibacter sp. H407 genomic DNA contains:
- the murA gene encoding UDP-N-acetylglucosamine 1-carboxyvinyltransferase, with the protein MHSFEVRGGKKLNGEIVPQGAKNEALQIISAVLLTPEKVTITNIPDIVDVNLLIELLGDMHVKIERPQRDTCIFQADDIDIDYLHGEAFKKKSGRLRGSVMLAGPLLARYQKAFIPKPGGDKIGRRRLDTHIIGFEKLGADFNYHPEDGFFHLTTAELKGVDMLLDEPSVTGTANIVMAASMATGTTTIYNAACEPYIQQLCAMLNRMGAKISGVGSNLLTIEGVDYLGGTAHRILPDMIEVGSFIGLAAMTQSDITIKGAGVDQLGIIPEKFRQLGIQLNIDGDDIHIPEQEMYEVQRYFDGGVLTIYDHPWPGFTPDLLSIVLVTAIQAKGSVLIHQKMFESRLFFVDKLIDMGAQIILCDPHRAVVIGLEREQKLRGITMSSPDIRAGQALLIAALSAEGKSTIQNIEQIDRGYQYIDERLRKLGADIKRVEG; encoded by the coding sequence ATGCATTCTTTTGAAGTTAGAGGTGGAAAAAAATTAAACGGTGAAATTGTTCCTCAAGGTGCAAAAAATGAAGCACTGCAAATTATCAGTGCAGTATTGCTTACACCAGAGAAAGTAACCATTACAAATATCCCTGATATTGTAGATGTAAATCTGCTCATTGAACTGCTGGGCGATATGCATGTGAAGATCGAACGGCCACAACGTGACACCTGTATTTTTCAAGCTGATGATATTGATATTGATTATCTGCACGGTGAAGCGTTTAAAAAGAAAAGTGGACGATTGCGTGGAAGCGTTATGCTGGCAGGACCATTACTGGCCCGTTATCAAAAAGCATTTATTCCAAAACCGGGTGGCGATAAAATTGGCAGACGAAGATTAGATACACACATCATTGGATTTGAAAAATTAGGTGCCGATTTTAATTATCATCCTGAAGATGGTTTCTTCCATTTAACAACTGCTGAATTAAAAGGAGTTGATATGTTACTCGATGAACCATCTGTAACAGGCACCGCAAATATTGTAATGGCCGCCAGTATGGCCACGGGCACTACCACTATTTACAATGCTGCATGTGAACCATATATTCAGCAGTTGTGTGCCATGCTCAACCGCATGGGTGCAAAGATCAGTGGCGTTGGAAGCAACCTGCTTACTATTGAAGGTGTTGATTATTTAGGTGGAACAGCTCACCGTATTTTACCGGATATGATCGAAGTTGGTTCGTTCATTGGTCTTGCCGCTATGACGCAGAGCGACATTACGATCAAAGGTGCAGGTGTTGATCAACTTGGAATTATTCCTGAAAAATTTCGTCAGCTCGGGATTCAACTAAACATTGATGGTGATGATATACATATTCCAGAACAGGAAATGTATGAAGTGCAACGTTATTTTGACGGAGGCGTGTTAACCATTTACGATCACCCATGGCCGGGCTTTACACCCGATCTGTTAAGTATTGTACTTGTTACTGCTATACAGGCAAAAGGCAGCGTACTCATTCATCAAAAAATGTTTGAAAGCCGACTGTTCTTTGTTGATAAACTGATTGACATGGGTGCACAGATCATTTTATGCGATCCACACCGTGCAGTTGTTATTGGTTTAGAACGTGAACAGAAGTTAAGAGGAATTACGATGAGCAGTCCCGACATTCGTGCCGGACAGGCATTGTTGATTGCAGCGTTAAGTGCCGAAGGAAAAAGTACAATTCAAAACATTGAACAAATCGACAGAGGTTATCAATACATCGATGAACGTTTGCGAAAATTAGGTGCAGATATAAAACGTGTGGAAGGATAA
- a CDS encoding DUF4290 domain-containing protein, producing MEYNTTRNHLTIREYGRHIQKMVDHILTIEDRSKRQEQAYVVIELMGFLNPHLKNVEDFRHKLWDHLFLISDFKLDVESPYPIPTRESLKAKPEPLPYPKRYPRLNHLGKNIEIVIDKALKEENPEKKQGFANAIAYYMKLSYNNWHKENIHDDAIQAELSAITKGELEFNNRPFVRQYRPSDDFRENRGGSGGGKFKKHFQQRSGSGGGRDNRGGSGRDNRGGGGGGGKFKKRY from the coding sequence ATGGAATATAATACAACAAGGAATCATTTAACCATTCGTGAATATGGACGACATATTCAGAAAATGGTTGATCATATCCTGACCATTGAAGACAGATCGAAACGCCAGGAACAGGCGTATGTGGTGATTGAATTAATGGGTTTTCTGAATCCGCATTTGAAAAATGTGGAAGATTTCCGTCATAAACTATGGGATCATTTATTCCTCATCTCTGATTTTAAGTTAGATGTTGAAAGCCCTTACCCTATCCCCACTCGTGAATCATTAAAAGCAAAGCCGGAACCTTTACCTTACCCCAAACGCTACCCTCGTTTGAACCACTTGGGAAAAAATATTGAGATCGTTATTGATAAGGCGTTGAAAGAAGAGAATCCTGAAAAGAAACAGGGCTTTGCAAATGCCATTGCTTATTACATGAAGCTTTCTTACAATAACTGGCATAAAGAAAATATTCATGATGATGCCATACAAGCTGAACTAAGTGCCATTACCAAAGGCGAACTGGAATTCAATAACCGGCCTTTTGTACGCCAGTATCGTCCGAGCGATGATTTCAGAGAAAACCGTGGCGGCAGCGGTGGCGGTAAATTTAAAAAGCATTTCCAACAACGCAGTGGAAGTGGTGGCGGAAGAGATAACCGTGGTGGTAGCGGGCGTGACAATCGTGGCGGCGGCGGTGGTGGCGGTAAATTTAAAAAACGCTATTGA
- a CDS encoding T9SS type A sorting domain-containing protein translates to MTRTLFLSLVAIIATAFNATAQVPKLSSNPSASATIFLDFDGHTVQTPYWNGGTRFYATPSGLSTEKITTAFYQIAEDFSPFNLNITTDSTAYFAAPINKRQRIIITAYSSWYGSAGGVAYLNCFTWGLEIPGFVFANLLGYNEKNIGEASSHETGHTLGLNHQTLYDANCNFVYEYNPGSGSGTTSWAPIMGNSYGKTLTLWHKGTTTQGCSKLQDDLAILSNSTNGFGLKVDSVGNTHRTSTQVSMTSGAPLNSPTPATKSFTVESEINTSDDVDIFRIDITEASRYQMTANPAPSGTTKPNVDLQLSILNDRGNELMSYNPASTLGVSIDSMFTPGTYYLKLSNAANTNVSNYGMLGDYVVSGAALPSTLPIQSMKLTGKAVNNKHELNWNIIADEPIESIVVETSTTGSSFTSLQSVNSSRTRFDHQPTEKKTVFYRLFVTTASQLKYYSNVVALREVGNSSKFDVVTNIINKNEVAINSNGSYNWRILDMSGRALANGKTSTGFNLLQTGAITSGMYLLQIIDGNEITTEKIVKQ, encoded by the coding sequence ATGACACGTACTCTATTCCTAAGCCTTGTTGCTATTATAGCAACAGCTTTCAACGCAACCGCACAGGTGCCAAAACTCAGCAGCAACCCAAGTGCAAGCGCAACCATTTTTCTTGATTTTGACGGACACACCGTACAAACTCCTTATTGGAATGGCGGCACACGCTTTTATGCCACGCCATCAGGTTTGTCAACTGAAAAAATCACTACTGCGTTTTACCAAATTGCAGAAGACTTCAGTCCGTTCAACTTAAATATTACAACAGACTCTACTGCATATTTTGCAGCCCCCATCAACAAACGGCAACGTATCATTATTACCGCTTACAGCAGCTGGTACGGCAGTGCCGGTGGTGTAGCTTACCTCAATTGCTTTACCTGGGGTCTTGAAATTCCCGGTTTTGTATTTGCGAATCTGTTGGGCTATAATGAAAAAAATATTGGTGAAGCATCTTCACATGAAACAGGCCATACACTTGGCTTGAATCACCAAACATTGTACGATGCGAATTGCAACTTCGTATATGAATACAACCCTGGCTCTGGTTCAGGCACAACAAGCTGGGCACCTATTATGGGCAACAGCTATGGCAAAACACTTACCTTATGGCATAAAGGAACAACCACACAAGGTTGCAGTAAATTACAGGACGACCTTGCAATACTTTCGAATTCAACAAATGGTTTTGGATTAAAAGTTGATTCTGTAGGTAACACACACCGAACTTCAACACAGGTTTCAATGACATCGGGTGCGCCTTTGAATTCTCCAACACCAGCCACTAAATCATTCACAGTAGAAAGTGAGATCAATACTTCTGATGACGTAGATATTTTTCGCATTGATATTACTGAAGCATCACGCTATCAAATGACTGCAAATCCGGCTCCATCAGGAACTACAAAGCCGAATGTAGATCTTCAGTTATCTATTTTAAATGACAGAGGTAACGAGCTTATGTCATACAACCCTGCTTCAACATTAGGTGTATCTATTGACAGTATGTTTACACCGGGCACGTACTACTTAAAACTCAGTAACGCTGCTAATACAAATGTTTCCAACTATGGTATGTTGGGCGATTATGTAGTCAGCGGTGCAGCATTACCTTCAACCTTACCCATTCAAAGTATGAAACTTACCGGTAAGGCGGTTAACAACAAACATGAATTAAACTGGAACATCATTGCCGATGAACCGATTGAATCAATCGTGGTGGAAACATCAACAACAGGAAGCAGCTTCACCAGTTTACAATCAGTAAACAGCAGCAGAACACGCTTCGACCATCAGCCAACTGAAAAGAAAACAGTCTTCTATCGATTATTTGTAACCACTGCTTCACAATTAAAATACTACTCAAATGTGGTAGCATTACGTGAAGTTGGCAACAGTTCAAAATTCGATGTAGTAACTAATATAATCAACAAGAATGAAGTTGCTATTAACAGCAATGGCTCTTACAACTGGCGGATCCTGGATATGAGCGGACGTGCCTTAGCGAACGGCAAAACAAGCACAGGATTTAACCTTTTGCAAACCGGAGCAATTACCAGTGGAATGTACCTGCTTCAAATCATTGACGGGAACGAGATCACCACAGAAAAAATAGTGAAACAATAA
- a CDS encoding glycosyltransferase family 4 protein, whose translation MVIAINTKALLPGKMEGYGYYIEEIFSRIAIRHPEHQFYFLFDRPFDQRFVYATNIQPVIVNPQARLPILWQLWYNWKLPAVLRKIKADVFVSPDGFCSLRTKVPQCLVVHDLAFLHYPHFINKPHLRFYKKYTGRFLEKAKLVVTVSAFSKNDIISHYPIKPDKIHIAGNAPNVVFQPLEFEEKERIKERYSAGCEYFIYTGSVHPRKNLINLLKAFSQFKKWQRSNMKLVIAGRLAWKTDEFTKLLSTFKFRNDVILTGYLEKKELAALVASAYAMVYPSFFEGFGVPPLEALQCHVPAIVSNNSAMPEVGGDAYLYIDPERVDDMAEKMLLIYKDEALRSRLIENGKKRLPQFSWDAAAEKMWSCIELAAVTE comes from the coding sequence ATGGTGATTGCAATAAATACAAAAGCGTTGCTTCCGGGGAAAATGGAGGGCTATGGTTATTATATTGAAGAAATTTTTTCCCGCATTGCCATCCGCCATCCGGAACATCAGTTTTATTTCCTGTTCGACCGGCCATTTGATCAGCGATTTGTTTACGCTACTAATATCCAACCGGTTATAGTTAATCCGCAGGCCCGGTTGCCTATTTTATGGCAGCTATGGTATAACTGGAAGTTACCTGCTGTACTTCGAAAAATAAAAGCAGATGTATTTGTGAGTCCGGATGGATTTTGCTCGTTACGGACAAAAGTGCCGCAATGTCTTGTTGTTCACGATCTGGCTTTTTTACACTATCCACACTTCATCAACAAACCACATCTCCGGTTTTACAAAAAATATACCGGGCGTTTTCTTGAAAAAGCGAAGCTGGTCGTGACCGTTTCTGCGTTCTCAAAAAACGATATCATCAGCCATTATCCAATAAAACCCGATAAGATCCATATTGCCGGTAATGCGCCAAATGTTGTTTTTCAACCATTGGAATTTGAAGAAAAGGAACGAATAAAGGAGCGTTACAGCGCTGGTTGCGAGTACTTTATTTACACAGGCTCAGTTCATCCCCGCAAAAACCTCATCAACCTGCTCAAAGCTTTTTCGCAGTTCAAAAAGTGGCAACGGAGCAATATGAAGCTGGTGATTGCAGGGCGACTTGCCTGGAAAACGGATGAATTCACCAAACTTCTTTCCACGTTTAAGTTCAGGAACGATGTTATACTTACTGGATATCTTGAAAAAAAGGAGCTGGCTGCATTGGTTGCATCGGCCTATGCAATGGTTTATCCATCTTTTTTTGAAGGATTTGGCGTGCCTCCTCTCGAAGCACTTCAATGCCATGTGCCAGCTATTGTTTCCAACAACAGTGCAATGCCTGAAGTGGGTGGTGATGCTTACTTATATATTGACCCTGAACGGGTAGATGATATGGCTGAGAAAATGCTGCTGATCTATAAAGATGAAGCCTTGAGAAGCCGGTTGATTGAAAACGGAAAAAAGCGATTGCCTCAGTTTAGTTGGGATGCTGCTGCCGAAAAAATGTGGAGCTGTATTGAGCTGGCTGCAGTTACTGAATAA
- the gldC gene encoding gliding motility protein GldC, which produces MHKSNISIDVYLDDQKVPEQIKWKASDSNADMEQVAKAMMVAFWDGADKSALRIDLWTKEMMVDEMADFYYQLLMTMADTFNRATNQPQLSEEMKAFAKDFMQKFKKEQLKQNQ; this is translated from the coding sequence ATGCATAAAAGTAATATTTCAATTGACGTTTACCTGGACGATCAGAAAGTGCCCGAACAAATTAAGTGGAAAGCCAGCGACAGTAATGCAGATATGGAACAGGTAGCTAAAGCTATGATGGTTGCATTTTGGGATGGTGCCGATAAATCGGCATTGCGGATCGATCTCTGGACGAAAGAAATGATGGTTGATGAAATGGCCGATTTTTATTATCAATTATTGATGACGATGGCCGACACATTTAATCGTGCTACCAATCAACCACAGTTGAGCGAAGAAATGAAGGCATTTGCAAAAGACTTCATGCAAAAATTCAAGAAAGAGCAATTAAAACAAAATCAATAA
- a CDS encoding GatB/YqeY domain-containing protein, translating into MSLETQIMAQMKDAMKAKDEAGLRGLRAIKAAILLAKTSGGSGELTSDDEVKLLQKLVKQRKDSLDIYRQQNRADLAQKEEEEIAIIEKFLPKQLDAEELKTIIAAIIADTGASSAADMGKVMGAANKQLAGQADGKTISAVVKELLSK; encoded by the coding sequence ATGAGTCTTGAAACACAGATCATGGCACAGATGAAAGATGCCATGAAAGCAAAAGATGAAGCAGGTTTACGTGGCTTACGTGCAATTAAAGCAGCTATCCTGTTGGCAAAAACTTCCGGCGGAAGTGGCGAACTTACAAGTGATGATGAAGTAAAGCTGTTGCAGAAATTAGTAAAGCAGCGAAAAGATTCGTTGGATATTTATCGTCAGCAAAACCGTGCTGATCTTGCGCAGAAAGAAGAAGAAGAAATTGCGATCATTGAGAAATTTTTGCCGAAACAATTGGATGCAGAAGAGTTGAAAACGATCATCGCTGCTATCATCGCTGATACGGGAGCGTCATCGGCAGCAGATATGGGGAAAGTAATGGGAGCAGCAAACAAACAACTCGCCGGACAAGCTGATGGTAAAACGATCAGTGCAGTTGTAAAAGAACTTCTCAGTAAATAA
- a CDS encoding CvpA family protein — translation MLDIIVIIAMAFAVIKGIRNGLIIAVFSILAFVIGLAAALKLSTVVAAWLSQSTNINMQWLPFIAFALVFFITVFAIRFVAKLIEKAVDMAWMGWMNKLAGVLVYAVLYALILSVLFFYAAQMKLITAEAIAASRTYAIIQPFGPKVIEMIGIVIPIFSNMFTELEAYFEKLGSQLQRQ, via the coding sequence ATGCTTGATATCATTGTAATTATAGCAATGGCATTTGCAGTGATAAAGGGCATTCGTAATGGCCTGATAATCGCCGTATTTTCCATTCTTGCATTTGTAATAGGATTAGCTGCAGCATTGAAGCTTAGTACTGTAGTGGCTGCATGGCTTTCACAATCTACCAATATCAATATGCAATGGCTGCCGTTCATTGCGTTTGCATTGGTGTTTTTCATCACTGTATTTGCAATACGTTTTGTTGCAAAGTTGATTGAGAAAGCGGTTGATATGGCCTGGATGGGTTGGATGAATAAACTGGCAGGTGTACTTGTATATGCTGTGCTTTATGCACTCATTTTAAGTGTACTGTTTTTTTATGCGGCACAGATGAAATTAATTACAGCTGAAGCAATTGCAGCATCACGCACATACGCCATTATTCAACCGTTTGGACCAAAAGTTATTGAAATGATCGGCATTGTAATTCCAATTTTCAGCAACATGTTTACAGAGCTGGAAGCCTACTTTGAAAAGCTCGGTAGCCAACTGCAGCGGCAATAG
- a CDS encoding alpha/beta fold hydrolase, translated as MNYEIIQEGKFKYIEAGEGEPLMLLHGLFGALSNFKDLIDYFSQRNKVVVPMLPLFELDLLHTTVGGLEKYVQKFIEYKNYNNIHLLGNSLGGHVALVHVLKHPERIKSLILTGSSGLFENGMGDTYPKRGDYEYIRKKTEVTFYDPAMATKELVDEVYEIVNVRLKVIKVIALAKSAIRNNLGDELKEIQTPTLLIWGNNDTITPPFVGKEFNKLIPNSELHLIDKCGHAPMMERPDEFNEILNGFLTKLNTPVPV; from the coding sequence ATGAACTACGAAATTATACAGGAAGGAAAATTTAAGTATATCGAAGCAGGCGAAGGCGAGCCGTTGATGTTGCTTCATGGGTTATTTGGTGCATTGAGTAACTTCAAGGACCTGATCGACTATTTCAGCCAGCGAAATAAAGTGGTGGTTCCCATGCTGCCTTTATTTGAATTGGATCTGTTACATACAACAGTTGGTGGCCTGGAGAAGTATGTTCAAAAGTTCATTGAGTACAAAAATTATAACAATATTCATTTATTAGGTAATTCATTGGGTGGTCATGTGGCGTTGGTGCATGTGTTGAAACATCCTGAGCGGATCAAGTCGCTCATATTAACGGGCAGCTCCGGGTTGTTTGAAAATGGAATGGGCGATACTTATCCTAAGCGTGGCGATTATGAATACATTCGTAAAAAAACGGAAGTAACATTCTACGACCCTGCCATGGCAACCAAGGAACTAGTAGATGAAGTGTATGAAATTGTAAATGTGCGGTTGAAAGTAATTAAGGTGATCGCATTGGCAAAAAGTGCCATCCGCAATAATCTTGGCGATGAGTTGAAAGAAATTCAAACACCAACTTTACTTATTTGGGGGAATAATGATACTATTACACCTCCGTTTGTAGGGAAAGAATTTAACAAGCTGATTCCAAACTCTGAATTGCATTTAATTGATAAATGCGGCCACGCCCCCATGATGGAGCGACCGGATGAGTTTAACGAAATATTAAACGGGTTTCTTACCAAGTTGAATACCCCGGTACCCGTCTAA
- a CDS encoding CBS domain-containing protein — MTAAELISNHIPTLQATDTVRQAMDFMKEHRVTELPVVKDLKYIGLVHEEDLEDKEVTLAVETMLHNGVPARINPADFFLVPLKIMHQQKLSVLPVVKEDGELMGIITMEDLLQATAHYNSAAIPGGIIILQMSPNSFYISEIGRIVESNNAKIIHLNTWTDPSTGELMVAIKVNKSDIQDILSSFERYEYNIIQYFGENLSEEELRLNYDHLMNYLNI, encoded by the coding sequence ATGACAGCAGCCGAACTCATATCAAATCACATACCCACACTACAAGCCACAGATACGGTTCGGCAGGCGATGGATTTCATGAAAGAGCATCGGGTTACAGAATTACCTGTTGTAAAAGATCTCAAATACATTGGTTTGGTACATGAAGAAGACCTCGAAGATAAGGAGGTGACATTAGCAGTGGAAACCATGCTGCACAATGGTGTGCCCGCCCGTATTAACCCTGCTGACTTTTTTCTTGTTCCATTAAAAATCATGCATCAGCAAAAGCTGAGTGTGTTACCGGTGGTGAAAGAAGATGGGGAATTGATGGGCATCATTACAATGGAAGATCTGTTACAGGCAACAGCACACTATAATTCAGCAGCAATTCCAGGCGGAATAATTATTCTGCAAATGTCGCCCAACAGCTTTTATATTTCTGAGATCGGCCGCATTGTTGAATCGAACAATGCAAAGATCATTCACCTCAATACCTGGACCGATCCTTCAACCGGTGAATTAATGGTGGCTATCAAAGTAAACAAAAGCGATATTCAGGATATCCTTTCATCATTTGAACGATACGAGTATAATATCATCCAATATTTTGGTGAAAATCTTTCGGAAGAGGAACTGCGCCTTAATTACGACCACCTCATGAATTATCTTAACATTTAG
- a CDS encoding POTRA domain-containing protein, whose amino-acid sequence MLPKFFYSIFFFFLFHLLSANICAQPSVAIDTAKEKLQKIIRQFPDSAELVIRTLIVTGNKKTKEYIILREVPFRAGSKFFTNQLEEQIEQARVNVLNTLLFLEVIPRIVSWDEKNIDLVFDVKERWYLFPFPYFKLVDRNPNQWLVEQGGSLERVNYGLKLNWDNVSGRRDKLNFNFINGYTREYSIFYEQPYADKKLERGFLGGIYYKQSRQMTYATDSNKQVFFPVSNAQINEFVRTTFKIEAGYSIRKGVNHRHTFRLNYVDEKIPDSVNQLIADNSLKGFLPYFNNNKIRQAYGEFVYSYQYFNANNNVYPWKGFLFSGIFTQRGLGAKGMNLWQFSGKAGKFFQLSKKTSVSTVGYYIVKVPFQQPMYNMGALGYGDYFLRGLEYYVIDGVQAGILKGTIRQEILNLNVPTFIIKNEKYKKIPFKIVAKVYGDIGASHLPAYTNSILNNRFLYTYGAGIDVLSYYDFVARFEYSFNQLGEKGLFLHVRRDF is encoded by the coding sequence ATGCTGCCGAAATTTTTTTATAGTATTTTTTTCTTTTTTCTTTTTCACTTGCTGTCTGCAAACATTTGTGCACAGCCTTCTGTTGCCATAGATACGGCAAAAGAAAAACTGCAAAAAATCATTCGTCAATTTCCTGATTCTGCTGAACTTGTTATACGGACTCTTATTGTAACAGGAAATAAAAAAACAAAGGAATATATTATTCTTCGTGAAGTTCCTTTTCGGGCAGGTTCAAAATTTTTTACTAATCAACTGGAAGAGCAAATTGAGCAGGCAAGGGTGAATGTGTTGAACACGTTACTTTTTCTTGAAGTTATTCCCCGCATTGTTTCGTGGGATGAAAAAAATATTGATCTCGTATTTGATGTAAAAGAACGATGGTATTTGTTTCCCTTTCCCTATTTTAAATTGGTAGACCGAAACCCCAATCAATGGCTGGTAGAACAAGGTGGAAGTCTTGAACGGGTAAATTATGGTTTGAAATTAAATTGGGATAATGTATCGGGCCGTAGAGATAAACTCAACTTCAATTTTATCAACGGCTATACAAGAGAGTATTCCATTTTTTACGAACAGCCTTATGCCGATAAAAAACTGGAAAGAGGTTTTCTCGGAGGCATCTATTACAAGCAGTCACGCCAAATGACCTATGCAACAGATAGTAATAAACAGGTGTTCTTTCCCGTTAGTAATGCACAGATCAATGAGTTTGTACGCACCACTTTTAAAATTGAGGCAGGTTATTCGATCAGGAAAGGAGTGAACCACCGGCATACATTCCGTTTAAATTATGTAGATGAAAAAATTCCTGATAGTGTTAATCAGCTCATTGCCGATAATTCACTAAAAGGATTTCTTCCGTATTTTAACAACAACAAAATACGGCAGGCATATGGTGAGTTTGTGTACAGCTATCAATATTTCAATGCCAATAACAATGTATATCCCTGGAAGGGATTTCTTTTCAGTGGCATCTTTACACAAAGAGGATTAGGTGCAAAGGGAATGAACTTGTGGCAGTTCTCCGGTAAAGCCGGAAAGTTTTTCCAGCTGTCGAAAAAAACCTCTGTTTCAACGGTTGGTTATTATATTGTGAAAGTGCCGTTTCAGCAACCAATGTATAACATGGGCGCATTGGGATATGGCGATTATTTCCTGCGTGGATTGGAATACTATGTGATCGACGGCGTGCAGGCTGGCATATTAAAAGGAACGATCCGGCAAGAGATCCTGAATTTGAATGTGCCTACATTCATTATTAAAAATGAGAAGTACAAAAAAATACCGTTCAAGATAGTAGCTAAAGTTTATGGTGATATTGGAGCAAGCCACTTGCCGGCTTATACAAACAGTATTCTAAACAACAGGTTTTTATATACATATGGTGCAGGTATAGATGTATTAAGCTATTACGATTTTGTTGCACGCTTCGAATATTCCTTTAACCAGTTGGGTGAAAAGGGATTATTTTTACATGTACGCAGAGATTTTTAA